The DNA sequence CATGGATCTATATTGGAAGTATTAGAAATAGGAGTTCTCTATGAAGCCTTTTTTTAAAAAGGCATAGCATCTAACCTCTAAGACTAATAATCATGTCCATAGAGACCATTCTCTACAGTGTAAGCAATGACTCTAGCAAAAAGCAGCAGACAACAGAGTAAACAATCTAAACCTGAGTAATTAATTTGTTGACCACTAGAATATATGGTATTAGTACTGTTTATAGTTTTAATTGATATAAACAACAGCAAGGGTCCAACATGGCCAGCACATCTTTAACTGGGTGAATAACCTAATGAGCGTCCACATTTTCTTTTTAAAACATTTAGATGTTAAATCAGACAGATGGCAAGTACAACACTTGAAAAGATATGTGGATATGCCTTCCAAATTATTGATGCTAGATTGATTTTTAACAAAGCTATCCGGCCAGATAATAGCACCATGATGAAAATTAAAGGACTCAATCTTAGGAGTCAGCAGCAGTGACACATTATTCATTGGTTTCTTCTTACATTATCCCTCTAAGTCATTATAATTCTATTCAAATGCACAACGAGAGAGAAACCAGGATTACTCTGCTGAAGTATGTCTAGCTTTCTTAACCCATAAGTACCTGCAATGATTAAATCCCCATTATGCCTTTGTTATACAGCCTCCTAAGCACATTTAATTATTATTGACTCAAGTGCAGTCTTGTCCATGGAGTACGTTTTTTCATCAGTCCATGCCTCCATGGGTGTTCTTCATCAAATTATTCACTGGACTAGTTTTATACTTCAATCGATCTTTAGTACGGTTTTTACCAGCTTCAGATAAGTTTCTTCTTAGAATACTAATTTATTAGACCAAAGCACCAACCTAATGAAAATTTCTTTGACATTTCCACAAATAATTGACTCTCTTGTTGGAAGTATGCTTAATTCTTTCACACAGAAGCAAGTTACCTGCATGACCTTTACCTGATGTTAGTTAGTTCCACAATATCTCTTAAGACTCATATACCTTATTGAACGTAAGGTGAGACAATGAGTCATAAATGTTTGGATGCAatatgaataataaataatagaGTTAAAGAtcaaagaaaaataatgaaaaaagAGAAAGAGGCCAACATCTCTGGGACTACCCAACCCACTGTCATTACTTACGCCAATTAAATAGTGAACAGTTAATTCCTAAACCCAAAAAACACCAAGATATCATTGTGCAGGGAAAATGAAAGCTCATGACCAACTAAACGTGAAATAATTAGTGAACAGAATATTGATCTtgagatttttgagttaaatgggaacaatttttttttttttgataaggacaTTTTGTATTGTATGAGTTAATGGAAACAATAATCAGAGCATTCAGGCGCCTTCAAAATTACCTTTTCCTTGACCTGACTGGCGATGGCGATCGGTGTCTATTTGCATGCACCTTCCTGCAATCCACAAGAAAAAAGATGAGCAATTACATGAGGGTCAATGTATTGCACCGAATagcagaaaataaaaaataaaaaaatatataaaaacctTCTAGAATCATCTAAAGATTCATCACTGGAATCATTGGCATGGCTAACAGAGTTGTCCTTGCTCTCTTTACCCCTGCTATCAATAGAAGATGAACGATGTCTCTTATGTCTGCTGGAGACCCTTTCCTCTTTATGTCTGGATTTTTCTCTTTTCTCATCCTTTGTTCTCTCTCTTTTTCTTCCATTATCTGTAGCAACACCAGCTCTGCTGTATCTTTCTGTCTCCTTTCTTTCTTCCTTGACATTAGAAGGAGAGGGCCTTTTCCTTGAGTCAGATTCCTTGGCTTTTTCCCCTGACTTACGACTTTTCTCTTTCACTCTATCTTTTGAACCATCTAGATCGTCCACCTTTTCCTTTCTAACATGTCCTTCCTCATGGTTCCTACGGTTTCCTTCTTTCTCAGTTTTCCTGTCCTTCGAGCTTGTAATGTCAATACCATTATCATTTGTGCCAGAACCCTTTCTAACTTCACGTTTACCACTTTTATCTGACTTATCTCTTTTGTCTTCACTTCTGTAATTATCTACCTTAGTCCTTTTGAGATCAAGAGTCTCGGATGGATTTTCAGTTTTCACATCCTTCTCACCCAGCATCTTATCCTCCGGAACTCTTGATTCAGTCTTAAAGGAGCCTCCAGCATCTTCATGGGCAGAATATCTAGTTGTCCTGTCATCAGTCAACTTAGAGCTGACAGCAACATTCCTAACAGTTCCAACATTAGGACTCATTTCACGAGGATTTTTCTCCAGGTTTACAGGAGATCTATCATGCTTCTCAGATTCTTCATGAGATCGTCCATTGGCATGCTCTTTGGGCTTTTGCTTATCAGAACTCTGGATTTCATTGTCATCCTCATCATCTGATGCATAACTAGCAAGGCCTAATAGATCCCCAGGAGAACTGGAAGTAGATTTCTCACTGGCATCAACTGAATGAGCATCTTTAAGTTTGGGTGGTATCAGAACCTTGGCAGAGGCCTTGGGAGTTGTAACAGGTTGAACAGATGCTGATACCTTCTGGCTGGAAGCACCAGCTTGTTGCTCAACTTAAAGACAAAGAAGACCAACTTAGTCCCAACAAAAATGACCTGGGAGCAAAGACATGGAAAAAGAAGAAATTTAAAGAGGGAAGGATTTGAAAAATGCAAGACACCAACCATCAACAGTGAGATCCTCTTCGCTAAGAACTCTTGTTGCAATTTCATCAAATAGTTCATCAGTAACCTGTAAAAACAGCATCCAGTTAATGCATCTGCAAAAATGAAGTAAAGAAATTGATCACACACTAATCATAAGTAACCTTTAAAAGAACTTCAGTTAAGACGCGCTTTATTTCCTGATTCATTGCTGCAGTTCGTGCTGCTTCTACCTCAACCTGCATGGACAAATAAAAGTTCAGATAAGCCCACACTTTTTATGATGTGTCTAAGGTTAGTCAAAGAAGAAACTACCCAACAAAAAAAATTAtctcaagaaaaaaaaaaaggaacaggAAAGCTTCAAAACTATGAATTCCTTAAAACAGTATAATCCAGCAGAAGGGTATATTACGCCAAGTGAACAGACTTCTTACACAACAAATTCAACAAAAAGTAACATATTCAGTCGAATGAGTAATCAAGATAAAATAGTTGACCTCATCATCATCCTCTTCTTCAGTTGACCTTGAAGAATCGATGCTCTTGCTATCAGCCTGGTCACTTTTCCGATAAGATTTATCAACACCTTCATCTTCAATAGATTGAGAATCCTCCTTTTGAACGTCTGGAGCTGAAGTTGTGATGACAGCTTTCTTCTTAATTATTTCCTCTCTAAGCCAGTTTGGCACAGCAGCCTAAAAAATGTCAGACATACAGATGAATCATGACTCTGTAGTTTACAAAATGAATGCCCATCGAACAAGTATACAAACCTTCTTAGGTCGATCAGAAATCCCATATGCATCAGCTGGAAAAGCTGCTGGAGGATGCAGGGCAGCCCCTGCACCTACACTAAAGTGTGCACCAACCGATGGGACAGTTGGGTTGAAGCTTGAACTCTGTACTCTTCCAAAGAATGGTCCAGTGTGTTCAGTAACTGGAGAAGCTCCAATGACAGTAGGATCAACCTGCGGTATAAAGTGACAATAAGGAAGCTCTATTATGGCATCTAGATCATTGGATTTAAGTTAACcttggaatttaaaataaaacctGAGACCCCATTGGAGGTAATGGAGGAAGAGGAGAATACGCGGCACCAGGAGCAGCAGAAGAAGGCCATGCATAATTGGAAGGCATTGCTGAAACAGGATCTGCAACCCCCACAGTGCCTCCTGAATCAGCACGAACAAAATAGGGCTGGGAATGGTCATGATTAAAATGAGGTGCAAAGTCCAAAGGCTGATCACTAAGATCAGGACCCATCACATAACGATGCTCTTCCGTCACTGCAGGTTTATTGGGTGCTGTTGGCATTGGTTGTGCATGATGCTGCTGAGTAGAGTTGCCAAAAGGTGAAGAACCATAGAACGGCTCATTTTGATTCCCAGCCTCTTCTTTACCTGACATTAGAACGAGCATTCAGAAACTGAAGACATGGAAATCAACAGAACATTTTACTCTACCATCAGATTTGCAACCACAAAGACTTCATAACAATAAAGTTTCCTGAACTTTAAGAAATGTAGGATTCTCAATTCGATGATATGTTAATACATGACAAACCAATTGCTACAAGAACCGGCCTGCTTATTCCTATTAAATTTGTGGTTCCATCGGGCAAGAGGTGTCCAGCAGTTTTAAGCCAGTGAAAGAGAAGTCTCACCCTGTTGTAAGGTTTTATATCTCATGCATAAACTACACATTGTTAGTAGATAATAACGTATACTTTTTAACGGAACCGTAACCTTTCCCCTAATTATTATTTAAACTTATGTTACAAAAATAAATGGCTTTCCCTTGCACATTTGTTCGGACAAATGCAACGCTCTGTAGACACACGCCCACAAACATCAAATGTGTTGAAGGTAAAACTATCCTATATAGGGAAAGAACCCTTCAAAAAGAACCTCTCTGTCAGCAGCATCAAACTTATGCTGCTTGAGACCCTGGCCCTCAATTTTGGCCTTCGCTCTACCCAAAAACTTTATGGATACAAGACTGACTTCTCTTACAAAGCCTACCGAGACATGAAGGCAGAACAAAACAAATAGTTTGAAGAAGAGAAGAAAGATAAATGAAAATTTTCAATTACAATTTTTTTACAATGTTTGAAATACTTGGTCTTTTTGGTGTAAGAAACAGCATTTTATTGGTATAGGTACCAACACAGTGATAACCTGCAAAAAAGATGAgtgcaaatgaactaaaaatttGAAACTGTAGAACTCTCTAAGCAACTGTATCTTCAAGTTGAGCTGATGTTTTCTATTCTTGCAAACAGTTACTTTGCCGTACTAATTTGCATTTTTCAAGCGTCCCATGATATTTGTACTCCTTCATAAGTGATATTTCGTACAGCTTTCACTTCCTTTAGACTGTGTCAGTAATTTATTCTTAGATGATGCTAATGCACTACATGAGAATTAAATCTTCCTCGTTCGCCACAATCAAATAAATTGAATCCTCTCCTCCATCAATTTAATTTCAATAGAGAAAATACAGAAGAGGAAATAATCATTGGACAGACCAAGTTTCCGCCAATCCCAAGTAGGATTTAAATAGGTCGTTACATTATTAGCAAGAACTGCAGAAAAATCAACAGAGGGGCACGCATAAGGAATGTGCAATCAAGCAGTTCTCATTGACAAGTAGAAGCAGTTCATATAAATCCTTTCTACCTACTCTAGCTGAATAGAACAAGgagattgcctaaaagtttataTATAGCGTGATTAACATCAACTCAAGTGGACCTCAAATAGTATCTAATTTTCAACTGTTCCTCTTTTTGTAATCTTTGGGAAACAACTTATCCAAAACAGGAGTATTCCTGAAAAAAAAAACATCAAGTTAGCAGGATGGAGAAAGGAAAGAATATGCTGGCATGATGGAGCCAATATTCCATGAAATCAAGATACAGTAGCATCAATTGTCTTAAGTGAATACCCTCGCGCTGAAGCCTTAAATAAGAACAGGAACCATCGCACCATGAAATTTTAGTGAAAGGATTATAGATATCCTCATGAAACTACTGAACTTATGCCTCAGGCTCAAGGAAACACAACTTCCCAAAGAGTAATTAGAAGCCACATAAAGCAGAAAAAATTATCTAAAAGCCCCTGTACAGAATCAATTCCAAAAGCACAGTAACTTCAGATGCAAAATTACATATTAACTAAATTTTTTACCTGCAATAGAAGAATAACTAGAAGGTACCTCCTGCTGATGGACTAATGGACTTATGGATGAGTTTCCTTGCTTAGGGAATGAAGCAACTGAATCTCCAGTGAAACTTCCATCTCTAGCAGTGTAAGGTAAACGCATGTCAGGAACATAAGTAGGTTGCCCAGAGGTGAAGAAGGCAGGCTCCTGTGAATGGCCAAACGACGCCCTCTGAGGAGGTGCCACAGGATTCATAGAGTGTTGATTACTTGCTGGCAGAACTGGTGGTTGTTGAATGTCTTGGAAATGTTGATCAGCAGATTGAGTGTATTGCCCATAGTAATGACTCTGCTCTTCCGGCCTGCTATCATGTGTAAACTGCGAGTGCTGGTGCTGATAGTCAGTAGCAGCGTTGGCAGCTGCCCATGCTCGGGCCTTTGCAGCCCAATCTTCATTGCTAGATGCTACTAGTTAATAGTAGATGTAATCTTTAGGGCACAGAAGTACCAGAGGGGGAACAGGAAAAGGCCATGCAAAATTTCTCTACTTTCATTTACCAAGGGCAGGAAGGAGTCCTCAATGATGggtaaaaatagaaggaaatataCAAGTGCACATCACAATAGAAACTAAATACTGTTTCCACAAAGTTCGCATATGGCCCGTGCTAAAGAGAAATaaaagcaaaaaaataaaaaataataaataaataaataaagggcAGGGGGGGACAATCCCAGGGTTTTTTTTTATCAGTGATAATCCCAGAGTTCTAATTGGATAGAGCAACCCATTAAATTCTACAAAAACCTCTTCTCGTACGATGAACGGAGTTTTCATATTTGAGCTTCTAACCTAATGACTTTTTAAAAGTAAGTTTTTGAACCCCTAAGACCTAATGACCTTGTTAAGAGATTAATATTTTCTTTAGCAAACCTCCTCAACAACAGCTTAGATTTTATCTTTTCGACTCAAGCAGAAGAGAGCATCGATTGGTCCCACATGACATGAATGACACACAGAACTATATAGAACTTGGAATATACCAAAATTGTGACACCGTTTCTAAACATTTGAATTCTAACAAATAAATCCAATTATTTTTTAAAGCATGTCTGTGTTCCCACAAAAAGAACAACAAGCAGAAGCACTAGAAGAGTTAAACATCATGAATAAATTTAAAGGAAGTGGCCTCTACTCTGAGACCTAATGACCTTGTTAAGAGATTAATATTTTCTTTAGCAAACCTCCTCAACAACAGCTTAGATTTTATCTTTTCGACTCAAGCAGAAGAGAGCATCGATTGGTCCCACATGACATGAATGACACATAGAACTATATAGAACTTGGAATATACCAAAATTGTGACACCTTTTCTAAACATTTGAATTCTAACAAATAAATCCAATTATTTTTTAAAGCATGTCTGTGTTCCCACAAAAAGAACAACAAGCAGAAGCACTAGAAGAGTTAAACATCATGAATAAATTTAAAGGAAGTGGCCTCTACTCTGAGAAATAGTGTCTAAGAAAGAAGAAACAGCTATCACTCGATTCCAAACAATTTTCAACCATAAATGGATTCCAGGAAACTAGATCCCAAAGCATAATAAATTACTAAACAAGCATAGACTCCAATTATTACTATATTTCCAAACCTGAGTTTTCCCAACTTTGCTGTTGACCCCAGTTCATATTGCCCCGGTCCTGCAAGCAAGTGTGAATCTTTAATTGGAAAAAGTCAAGCATATCAAAAAAAATCCATTAGCAGAAAAGAAACCATGTAACCacgacaacaacaataacaactactaCACCTCAATTCCAAACTTTTGGAgttggctatatgaatcctcaataTCCAGTTTGCTCCATTCGGACTCATTATACTATGTCCAATATGGATTATCTACATTTTCTACTGACGCACAAATCTCTAACCAAAATAAAAAGAATCCTGAAAAATTAATATCGCCTATATGAATCTTCAGACCTGACTATCCACATGATTAAACATTTACCTCAACTAGTTAGCATCATCCATATGGATCATTTACTCCTAGTGTGTTATGTTCTTTGCTGAAGCTAGAGATTAATAGGTCTTGTATGACAACTTAGTTTCACATGATTTAGGTTACCTCATCCCTTTTTCATACCTTCAATCATCATAGCCTATGACACTATGGATCAAATGTAGTTTTGAAAATCAACCTGAAACATGCTCAAACTATATCAAAGAACCTCTCATTTTATCCTCTATATGTGTTATTTGTACATTATGTCAAatctaattatttttattttgtctaATATTGTATAATTGCGCATCTATCTTAACATTTGCATTTCTAATACACTTAATCTTGAGAATCTATCGAGTCTTATAGGCTGATACGAGCTCCCATATAACATTACTGGTTTCACAACCGTTGTAAATCCCACAAATCAAAGGGGAAAAAAAGTCGCACGGATTAAGTAAACCAAATAAGTTTTGCATTTGACATACATTGTAACTCATTTTAGACTAATAGATAACTAGAATAGAACAATACGCAAGCCTCGTCATAATCCATAATGAACATAGTTCCTAGTCTAGCTTCAGTAACTGCATAACCAATGAACTTATCCCTCATTTTAGTGTTCTTACTATACAAACATATTCAAAATGCACCATTTTCCGACTAGTATTATAAGCAGACTTTAAGTTTTATGCCCCGTATATTTTTGCAGAATGCCAGCTGCATTAATTACCTGATTTCCATGAGGAAAGGATTGAGGCCTTGGGGGGAGAGGAGGTGGATACTGGGCCTGGGCCTGTTGTTGAATATGATAAGGCCCGTGAGAAGGTCCAGGAaatggaggaggaggaggaggagggggTGGACCCCACTGCTGTGGCTGAGAAGACGGGGGAGAATGCTGAGGTGGGGGTGGGTGGTATTGGAATTGGTTCGAGTACCATGAACCAGGTGGTGGGACCGGCGGccgttgttgatgatggtggggaTCCACCATGGACGGCGGCGGCGGTAACGGTGGTTGTTGTTGTGGTGGCCTACTACTATACGGATGCGGTTGTTGGAAGTCCATGCTTTTTTTTAGGGTTTTGAGAGagttaggtttagggtttaagacGCCCAATTATTGTTCCGGTGGCCGGTGGAAAAGtgaatagagagagagagaaaatggAGTAGAAGTATTTGGTGGAGAAGCAGGTAGGATTTAGGAAGGGTGGTTTTAGGTTGAAGAACAAGATGGGAAGGGCAGACTGTTGATGCAAATTTGCAGGAGGAGACTGTAGCTagttttttttttcgtttttttcgGTACAAATATATATATCCAGTCAAATTATTTAGTTAATTGAAGATAAATTTGTGTATAGTATGCATTACTTGTTAGTTTAGTAAAATATAGTAGTAATTAATTCACAACTAAAAATTAAACTACACTAGAGTTCAAAAATAGCTACAATATTAGTGTAAAATataaatctatatctatatatatagttaCATAATTTCTATTTATCTTTTACCTCAGTTTTTTTGCCTTTTGCCCCCTCATTAATTCCATACTAATTGCATCTGTTcaaattattaaattaaaatcCCAAAAGTCACTATTACACAAAGTTGCGTTACTCTGTATTAGAATCCCAAAAGGAAACGGACGTTACTCATTTCAATCCCTTTAAACTTCCTTCGTCCAGTCGCGCCTCTTAACTCAAATTTCATCCAAGATCTCCTGACTAGGGCGAAGCTATGTTGCCCAAGGGTTGTCAATTCATcacccttcgccgaaaaattatactacATATAAGGTAAAACATTActtattattgattaaaaatagacttcGAACACCATTGCATTGTCCACCGTCAAAGATTgttcaaaatttgaacacccttattGAATTTTTTGGATTCGCCACTGCTCCGCTCCTGATCATCAACACGAGTAAACCAGGATATATATGAGTTTGTAACTTCCTTCGAGTAAAGCACCCTGAATTCTACACGAATGAAACTATTCACATGTAGTAATTAGCACCCATACAGATTGTGAACCTAAAGCTTTGACCTTTTCTGCCATGAAAGGTGAACATCTACGTaatcaaattatttttttaattcgtTTATTGCTTAGATAGTTTCGATTGGCCAGCCAAGTAACTATTTGCAAGTCtactatcattattatattgttaaggAAAAATCCAAAAAGGTGTGATTctcttttttaaatttattttcctGCTCTGTTTTTCATATGTAACTTTTccttgtatatttttttttttcatgtgtCTTGCCTCGAACTAGACCGGTTAATCGGGCCGGGACAGTTCAATCACAGCCCTGTTCGACCCGGTTCAACCAGGGTCAGTCCGGTAGGATAGGGGTTAGGGACGGGTTAGGGAGGATTGGGTGGGAAGCCGGGCGGGAACGTACACATTTTGGTAACCGGTGCTCCGGAACCCGTTAGCCCGGTTACCCGTTACCGAATTTTTACGGTCCAACCCGGTTATCgttgtaaattttttttttatataatttctagaccgttgccaacggtcaaattcaaaaatgaaTGTTGGGCAATGGTCATTTTTTGCAAAATTGGCTATTTCGGCctaccccttaagaaaatagcccctCCCCCTAGTAATTGATAAATTACAATTTTAAcattttaaaaactataaatagccccccttcttctttatttttttctcacaatttgctctcctactactctaattctctctcaattctctcttgataatattgATTATTgctcttaaattctcaattacttattatttcaagtttcatcaaatatttactttagtcactataaaattataattatcaaatatcaagtattcaagtgaagtgttgTATCAATATTCAAtaccatcaaatatcaagtatcatTCTATCAACTGAagtttgatatcaaatttagtgtgGTATCCGGAATCTCGGTACACTCGatccatctctttctcttctttggtgtatatttttattttattatttagaattattaatttaatttcttaatttaatttacataatggatatatttagaaCAGCCAAAAAAATGTGTATTAGTAGGGGTGGTAGTAGTAAGAGTGAAACTTCTAAAAAATCAAGAGGTAGTGGtggttcttctagtagctttacacatatttctgaaagttcacctgaaaatttaaatgtagattatgaacgacttcaagaaaattatggtatagatgataatttagatgatattcaatcacctgataatcttgaaacaccaccaTCTATAcctggtaatgctagtcaaactcaaaatactagGAGTGGAGGTCGTGGTAATACAGGTAGGCCTCTCATCCCTATTAAGAGgaatcgaagattaagaagtaagGAAAGATGTGTACAatatggactaaaaccaagactcatgcctgaagaaatagttactaggtggaattatacttatttattcttaagatGTTGTCATAAATATAGAATGACTATAACTAAAGTTGttaattctcattgtaccgatcctaaCTGTCtgttaacatctagaacttgggatgtcattgaagatgttgtaaaagttttacaaaaattttatatcgctacacttgagttttctggagcttattatcctaatattgcaaatggtttagttcatattgctaaaatttctcttttactccataatttgaagaagaacgaaggatatacttctgttgttgaatctatgctagataaatttaaaaaatatttctacccatggctcgagacgtgctaaatgtgccgatttcaacagtcgcatcagagagtgcatttagCCAAGtaaggcagcaactaggagatacccgcCATTCATTGGGCAGCAATGCTTtgaaaattctagtgtgcttcagagattggataagattagaacgacgaaatcaagggcgtgaagaggtagatgaagcggaggaccaaaAAATTGAAGATACAATAGTTTATGGTTCCGATTCAAGCAATGCAGGAAATCAAGAACCTCgcgttgacatggatgaacttacaaaaatgatgcaaagcatgtgatatactctttattttatataattattgtaaacttttaatttgcaagttcaaaaattaaaaaattaaattagaacatgcaaattaatttgaagtattatttattattcaataaaaatataaaacGAAAGCATTCAgagtttgatccttacatattgcctattggtcttattaaacaattttttgtagccacttactttcaaatttcaattttaaaattttaaattttaaatttaaaactttaaactttaaactttaaagtttaattctaagccttaaaagtttgcaaacacttaagtatcaataacattgaataagaaaaataaaatatactaaaaaaaaaaaaattgagccAGCCCAGTCCAGACCCGttaagcccgaacccggacgggCCCACTAAAACCCGAAAAATTCCAGCCCACTACCAACCCGAAACCCCAGCCCACTAACCAGCCCGGAAAAATAACCGGACATGCTGTTTTTTTTTGTGTGTCCAACCCGGATTTCGCCCGTCCGGTTAACACATATACCTCGAACATTAAGAAAATacttatttatctattttcttccttctctttttttttagaTTTGTTTGTTCTTTTCCATGTTTGTTGGAACTTCATTCATCTACGTATTCAGTATGCTATGCTGCATTTCTATCTGATTGTAGGTTGTAGCAACAAAGTTTGAAATAAAATGTTTTGAACTATTTACCTAATTAGCTTAACCATACAGTACTTTTGGATAGTAATACTTTGAGGGGGAAAAAACACTTTTCACATAGTAAATTTTTTAAAGTTTTTCTTTATGAATGctttaagtttttaaagtttttaCTTTTAATAAACCATCTATAATTTATGTCATACGTGAGATTAGGAAAGAAGAGGAGAGTGATGTAATGTAAAGTGATTAATTTCAGTACTGTATAAGCGGGATTCGTGGGGAGAGATGGAGCTTACAATATCCTAAAAAATGAGATATTATCGTGGGTGTGATTGTTGAGAAGTAAGAGAGCATTTGACTTATTAGCCTCTTATGTTTGTTTGATCTTGAGTTTGGACTAATTGGATGATGATAATGTAAAGTTTGTGGTGCTTCTAagcgggcgtttggacataaagaattgtaaaattccaaaatagggaaaaaataaattttaagtgaaaatggtatttgaaatttttgtgtttggacatgaatataattttggattgtttttgaagttttgtgagtgatttgagtgaaaagtttgaaaaataattttttgaaattttttaaa is a window from the Nicotiana tomentosiformis chromosome 10, ASM39032v3, whole genome shotgun sequence genome containing:
- the LOC104086049 gene encoding uncharacterized protein isoform X1 — encoded protein: MDFQQPHPYSSRPPQQQPPLPPPPSMVDPHHHQQRPPVPPPGSWYSNQFQYHPPPPQHSPPSSQPQQWGPPPPPPPPPFPGPSHGPYHIQQQAQAQYPPPLPPRPQSFPHGNQDRGNMNWGQQQSWENSVASSNEDWAAKARAWAAANAATDYQHQHSQFTHDSRPEEQSHYYGQYTQSADQHFQDIQQPPVLPASNQHSMNPVAPPQRASFGHSQEPAFFTSGQPTYVPDMRLPYTARDGSFTGDSVASFPKQGNSSISPLVHQQEVPSSYSSIAGKEEAGNQNEPFYGSSPFGNSTQQHHAQPMPTAPNKPAVTEEHRYVMGPDLSDQPLDFAPHFNHDHSQPYFVRADSGGTVGVADPVSAMPSNYAWPSSAAPGAAYSPLPPLPPMGSQVDPTVIGASPVTEHTGPFFGRVQSSSFNPTVPSVGAHFSVGAGAALHPPAAFPADAYGISDRPKKAAVPNWLREEIIKKKAVITTSAPDVQKEDSQSIEDEGVDKSYRKSDQADSKSIDSSRSTEEEDDDEVEVEAARTAAMNQEIKRVLTEVLLKVTDELFDEIATRVLSEEDLTVDVEQQAGASSQKVSASVQPVTTPKASAKVLIPPKLKDAHSVDASEKSTSSSPGDLLGLASYASDDEDDNEIQSSDKQKPKEHANGRSHEESEKHDRSPVNLEKNPREMSPNVGTVRNVAVSSKLTDDRTTRYSAHEDAGGSFKTESRVPEDKMLGEKDVKTENPSETLDLKRTKVDNYRSEDKRDKSDKSGKREVRKGSGTNDNGIDITSSKDRKTEKEGNRRNHEEGHVRKEKVDDLDGSKDRVKEKSRKSGEKAKESDSRKRPSPSNVKEERKETERYSRAGVATDNGRKRERTKDEKREKSRHKEERVSSRHKRHRSSSIDSRGKESKDNSVSHANDSSDESLDDSRRKVHANRHRSPSPVRSRKRHVSRSPHSKHSQRKHSPYPASERIRGRRSRSRSRSPVHRKR